From one Culex quinquefasciatus strain JHB chromosome 3, VPISU_Cqui_1.0_pri_paternal, whole genome shotgun sequence genomic stretch:
- the LOC119770456 gene encoding 6-phosphogluconate dehydrogenase, decarboxylating-like produces the protein MLLLAISDNDPVAGLLPLPRSVYGTKLVPIGGLFHLHLKALCRATKPDRKTFLTHIRSAVYCANIVSYGHGFMLLRKAVNEYKWNLNFDGIALMWRGGCIIRSAIGKMLLHSSSKHPNTQNCTVGADSLPKRRFV, from the coding sequence ATGCTCCTCTTGGCCATTTCCGACAACGACCCCGTCGCtggtcttcttccgcttccgcgaTCCGTTTACGGAACGAAACTCGTCCCCATCGGAGGActcttccacctccatctgaAAGCACTTTGCCGCGCAACGAAACCCGACCGTAAGACGTTCCTCACGCACATCCGCAGCGCCGTGTACTGTGCCAACATCGTCTCGTATGGCCATGGCTTTATGCTGCTCCGCAAGGCCGTCAACGAGTACAAGTGGAACCTGAACTTCGATGGAATCGCGTTGATGTGGCGTGGAGGTTGCATCATCCGCAGTGCTATTGGCAAGATGCTATTGCACAGTTCGTCGAAGCATCCAAATACACAGAACTGTACCGTTGGGGCAGATTCTTTACCGAAAAGACGGTTCGTTTGA